A stretch of Desulfurivibrio alkaliphilus AHT 2 DNA encodes these proteins:
- a CDS encoding ABC transporter substrate-binding protein, producing MNRRQFVKLGLGAALAGGLGGALTACGRRGGDGRPRLRLGYLPITDHLLLLAHDYYDFQQVELVPVKFSSWPEAAEALRAGAVDAAFLLTPLGLALRHQRTPVQAVLLGHRNGSVLTLAARDDIDSPAGLVGKRIAIPSRFSSHYLLLRRLLDDAGLPPEAVEYIDMAPPEMVQSLAAGRLDGFIVAEPFGAQAEMQGVGRVFTLSKDIWPGHICCVLNLREPFLQKNPEAAQELVAGLIATGRAIEQDRLRAARQSVAYLGQAPEVIEFVLTRPPDRVTYHDLLPQRADFAATQEQMARVGQREAAAVNLDNYLEPALAAAAAGI from the coding sequence ATGAATCGACGTCAATTTGTCAAACTGGGCCTGGGCGCGGCCCTGGCCGGCGGGCTGGGCGGCGCTTTGACCGCTTGCGGCCGGCGCGGCGGCGATGGTCGGCCGCGGTTACGGTTGGGCTATCTGCCCATTACCGATCATCTGCTGCTGTTGGCCCACGACTATTACGATTTCCAGCAGGTTGAACTCGTCCCGGTCAAGTTTTCCTCCTGGCCGGAAGCGGCCGAGGCCTTGCGGGCCGGGGCCGTGGACGCCGCTTTTCTGCTAACCCCGCTGGGCCTGGCCCTGCGCCACCAGCGAACCCCGGTGCAGGCGGTGTTGCTGGGCCACCGTAACGGCAGCGTGCTGACCCTGGCGGCCCGGGATGATATTGACTCCCCGGCCGGGCTGGTCGGCAAACGGATCGCCATTCCCAGCCGTTTCTCCAGCCATTACCTGCTGCTGCGCCGGCTACTCGATGACGCCGGCCTGCCCCCCGAAGCGGTGGAATATATCGACATGGCCCCGCCGGAGATGGTCCAGTCCCTGGCCGCCGGCCGCCTGGACGGCTTCATCGTGGCCGAACCTTTCGGGGCCCAGGCCGAGATGCAGGGGGTGGGGCGGGTTTTCACCCTCTCCAAGGATATCTGGCCCGGTCATATCTGCTGCGTACTCAATCTGCGGGAACCCTTCCTCCAAAAAAATCCGGAGGCGGCGCAGGAGTTGGTGGCTGGGCTGATCGCCACCGGCCGGGCCATCGAGCAGGATCGTCTTCGGGCCGCCCGCCAATCGGTGGCCTACCTGGGGCAGGCCCCTGAGGTGATCGAGTTTGTCTTGACCAGGCCGCCGGATCGGGTAACTTATCATGATCTTTTGCCGCAAAGGGCCGATTTCGCCGCCACCCAGGAACAGATGGCTCGGGTCGGCCAGCGGGAAGCGGCCGCGGTCAACCTGGACAATTACCTGGAGCCGGCCCTGGCGGCTGCCGCAGCCGGGATTTAA
- a CDS encoding ABC transporter permease, protein MMSVSPHSRRPDLAGERFWSPLLAVLVFLLLWEVAARLYANPYLLPGPWQVGLGLVEVWRSGKLFEHIAVSLYRFGAAYLLAVVLAVPLGLVLGWFTRLHRALDPLIQLLRPISPVAWFPLAVLWFKIGDLPAIFIIFIASFFPILLSTIAAVRNVESTYLKVALNFGSSKWSLLHKVVIPAAFPYIMVGLHIALGVGWIHLVAGEMLGAQSGLGYFILDARNFLRTDLVIVGMLLVGALGLLLDRLMAAAEKKVRRRWGIVS, encoded by the coding sequence ATGATGTCGGTTTCTCCTCATTCCCGCCGGCCTGATTTGGCCGGTGAACGCTTTTGGTCGCCGCTGTTGGCGGTGCTGGTTTTCTTGCTGCTCTGGGAAGTGGCGGCCCGCCTTTACGCCAACCCTTACCTGTTGCCCGGACCCTGGCAGGTGGGGCTGGGACTGGTGGAGGTTTGGCGCAGCGGCAAGCTTTTCGAGCATATCGCCGTCAGCCTCTACCGCTTCGGGGCCGCCTACCTGTTGGCGGTGGTACTGGCCGTGCCGCTGGGGTTGGTGCTGGGCTGGTTTACCCGCCTGCACCGGGCGCTCGACCCCCTGATCCAATTGCTGCGGCCGATCTCCCCGGTGGCCTGGTTCCCGTTGGCCGTACTATGGTTTAAAATCGGCGATTTGCCGGCCATTTTCATCATCTTTATTGCCAGTTTTTTCCCCATTCTGCTCTCCACCATCGCGGCGGTGCGCAACGTGGAGTCCACTTACCTGAAAGTGGCGCTCAACTTCGGCTCCAGTAAGTGGAGCCTGCTGCACAAGGTGGTGATTCCCGCCGCCTTCCCCTATATCATGGTGGGGCTGCATATCGCCCTGGGGGTGGGCTGGATTCACTTGGTGGCCGGAGAGATGTTGGGGGCCCAGTCGGGCCTGGGCTATTTTATCCTTGATGCCCGCAATTTCCTGCGCACCGATCTGGTGATCGTCGGCATGCTGCTGGTGGGCGCCCTGGGGTTGCTGCTGGATCGCTTGATGGCCGCAGCGGAGAAGAAAGTACGCCGCCGTTGGGGGATCGTTTCATGA